From Epinephelus lanceolatus isolate andai-2023 chromosome 12, ASM4190304v1, whole genome shotgun sequence, the proteins below share one genomic window:
- the acin1a gene encoding uncharacterized protein acin1a: MADLEDVTLDGRPLQSLRVADLKAALEERGLSKSGQKNALIKRLKGALMLENLQRTSTAHIGLQPNSQIGEEMSQNSFIKQYLAKQQELLRQRLEREAREAYDTNEEEDHTEVNNSTSCPPQAQDATAALAEQHKPPGPSGGEGFFGAVNEGEGNRSQDADMSGPPASGSVAMRVPGSEYQPERGSASNEVADSDDDDSEDGEEDGDDDDWENGARRRSHREPARVPTTRERSGASCQPPQQHMPSLLSPQLRQPTPPPSPPPELSFPLPDTPKQSPPSPDVAPARRSPSSSSSGSSSSGSRSSSPEPQRSGHAERKPGPLTLLARKMESEGAFSGAGWHRSGGEGDRQDSSSPATSFPGRGPPEGLVSAITHTANTAGHVSFPMIPGANQGITGAHSAHIQVPVSVLKATATEERDRERDSEIEREKALELERQEKQRKLEQERAMEEERKRALALEREERERALEKERIERQQALEREERERALQRERELALERERQERELALAKEREEREQALAQERALELERQKELERQRALEQERLQREKEEKEKRKREELERAMELERAKALEQERKEKERALEQERLERERVLEQERLERERVLEQEKLERERALEQERLEREQAMEQERLERERALEQERKEKERIEREKALEQERLERERLEREKALEQERLERERLEREKALEQERLEREKALEQERIEREKALEQERLERERALEQERLEREKALEQERLEREKVLEQERLERERVEKEKALEQERIERALEQERLEREKALEQQRLELERKEKERIAREKALEQERIEREKALEREREEKERLEREAALEQERKEKERAEKERKERLEREKAQEQEKLERERALEKERKEKERALELERLEKEKAMQKEKEDQERALEQEKERARVAEKERESHLPPSKRGREIGLTPLPTPPPLSTGPGRKSSTEAGEQEDVHAPLPRSEAAAESVAPMSPTPLSPQSSFKKFRFFRDSPIQPQSSATSMVIKRPRNFSDTPQPRASPVSSLTDGGERQQEGLKSTAEQEDPQVQPKQEVVARALGSEKETTVSTTLVPSPKKEGATHLISDDKEKDLVKTEQAAKESTEKAEVDESKGPTSQVDATQQRGRDTKKEEKQARRRSSSNDSSSSESDSGSSSSGSSGSSTSSREKTRSTSRGRREERPERDSSPKHRGTLEAQAEGLKETPKASPCKREMSEEKSNTTVDGDSHTKKPFTEAPTRVEMKKKRKDSDGEEETDKQRQVKDTAMAEPEKLPETSEETPKAFSARKISISSSKSSPGTGSAEGEQDSGATAGRKRRWGSSTAVTAKKPSISITTDSLKSLIPDIRPCLGQEAIVDLHPEEAVLSGAEDEERERSDQDLQIRRTVTQVVHSESQENGQKEAKRSRHEEMVEDDPQGDRERTRAHGEQMDTSFPGETETHSPSHTSHDVEMNTVTPSDTLIRRSISQQKTGVSITIDDPVRTARQPSPPRGKVSNIVHICNLVRPFTLGQLKELLSRTGTLMEEGFWIDKIKSHCYVTYCSSEEAVATRAALHGVKWPQSNPKVLSVDFCQQDELDFHKGLGAAERPGAEEQGPASGRGRTSGLPSLLPERDQWAEREREMERRERARAEREWDRDKVREFGKPGEEKEGGPRRSRSRERRRKERGKSKEKKTEKKEKTAEDPPAKLLDDLFLKTKAAPCIYWLPLTEEQFVQREAARAERMKEREKRRKEQDEEEEKKKEEERKERMKAGGGPTGERSEGEKERDRDRERDRDRDRGRDRDRERERENDKRRDGYRRPEGRGAGGGRRSRSRSDPRERRR, from the exons ATGGCGGACCTCGAAGACGTTACGCTGGACGGGAGACCGCTCCAGTCCCTTCGAGTAGCGGATTTGAAAGCTGCTCTTGAGGAGAGAGGACTCTCTAAAAGCGGGCAGAAGAATGCTCTCATCAAAAGACTCAAAGGG GCTCTCATGCTGGAGAATCTGCAGAGGACCTCCACCGCTCACATCGGACTGCAGCCAAACTCACAG ATTGGGGAGGAAATGAGCCAGAACAGCTTTATCAAGCAGTATCTGGCTAAACAACAGGAGCTCTTGAGGCAGCGGCTGGAGAGAGAGGCTCGTGAAGCATATGACACAAACG AGGAAGAGGACCACACAGAAGTTAACAACAGTACCTCATGTCCTCCTCAAGCCCAG GATGCCACAGCAGCACTGGCTGAGCAGCACAAGCCGCCTGGACCCTCAGGTGGAGAGGGATTCTTTGGTGCAGTGAATGAGGGAGAGGGTAACAGGAGCCAAGATGCTGACATGTCCGGTCCTCCTGCTTCTGGCTCTGTGGCCATGCGTGTTCCTGGTAGTGAGTACCAGCCAGAGAGGGGGTCTGCCTCCAATGAAGTTGCTGACAGCGACGACGATGATAGTGAAGATGGTGAGGAGGATGGTGACGATGATGACTGGGAAAACGGTGCCCGTAGGAGAAGCCACAGAGAGCCAGCCAGAGTGCCCACGACCAGAGAGAGGTCTGGAGCATCCTGTCAACCTCCCCAGCAACACATGCCTTCCCTTTTGTCCCCTCAACTCCGGCAGCCAACacctcccccctccccacctCCAGAGTTATCATTTCCCTTGCCTGACACCCCTAAACAGAGTCCCCCTAGTCCAGATGTAGCCCCAGCAAGGCGCTCACCCAGTTCCTCAAGCTCTGGTTCCTCCAGCAGCGGCAGCCGCAGTAGCAGCCCAGAGCCACAGAGGAGTGGACATGCCGAGCGCAAGCCAGGCCCACTGACCCTTCTGGCGCGTAAAATGGAGTCAGAAGGTGCTTTCTCGGGAGCAGGTTGGCACCGCAGCGGTGGGGAAGGTGATAGGCAGGACAGCAGTTCTCCGGCTACATCATTTCCTGGCAGAGGGCCTCCAGAGGGTCTGGTATCTGCCATCACTCACACAGCCAATACTGCAGGCCATGTGTCATTTCCCATGATTCCAGGCGCCAACCAGGGTATCACGGGAGCACATTCAGCCCATATTCAAGTACCTGTGAGTGTGCTCAAGGCCACTGCAACagaagagagggacagagagagggactCTGAGATAGAAAGAGAAAAGGCCCTTGAGCTGGAAAGGCaagagaagcagagaaaacTTGAGCAAGAGAGAGCAATGGAGGAAGAGCGAAAAAGAGCTCTTGCActagagagagaggaaagagagagagctctagagaaagagagaattgAACGACAGCAGGCTTTAGAAAGAGAAGAGCGAGAAAGGGCTTTGCAGCGGGAGAGAGAACTTGCTCTAGAACGCGAGAGGCAGGAGAGGGAACTAGCTTTGGCTAAAGAGAGGGAAGAGCGAGAGCAAGCCTTAGCACAAGAGAGGGCCCTGGAGTTGGAGAGGCAGAAGGAGCTTGAAAGACAGAGGGCCCTGGAGCAAGAACgtctgcagagagaaaaagaggagaaggagaagcgcAAGAGAGAAGAATTGGAGAGAGCAATGGAGCTAGAAAGAGCCAAGGCTTTGGAGCAGGAAAGGAAGGAGAAAGAAAGGGCTCTGGAGCAAGAGAGACTGGAGAGGGAAAGGGTTCTGGAGCAAGAGAGACTGGAGAGGGAAAGGGTTCTGGAGCAGGAGAAACTAGAGAGGGAACGGGCTCTGGAGCAAGAGAGACTAGAGAGGGAACAGGCTATGGAGCAAGAGAGACTAGAGAGGGAAAGGGCTCTGGAgcaagagagaaaagagaaggagaggattgagagagagaaggcCTTGGAGCAGGAAAGGTTGGAAAGGGAAaggttagagagagagaaagcctTAGAGCAAGAGAGactagagagggagagactagAGAGAGAAAAAGCCTTAGAGCAAGAGAGACTCGAGAGAGAAAAGGCCTTAGAGCAAGAGAGaatagaaagagagaaagcTTTAGAGCAAGAAAGATTAGAAAGGGAGAGAGCTCTGGAACAAGAGCGactagagagagagaaagcctTAGAGCAAGAGCGACTAGAACGAGAGAAGGTCTTGGAACAAGAGCGACTAGAGCGAGAGAGAGTTGAGAAAGAGAAAGCTTTAGAGCAGGAGAGAATAGAAAGAGCTTTAGAGCAAGAAAGGCTGGAGCGGGAAAAAGCCCTCGAACAGCAGAGGTTAGAACTTGAGAGGAAGGAAAAGGAGAGAATTGCGAGAGAGAAGGCATTGGAGCAAGAGAGGATAGAGAGGGAAAAAGCCTTGGAacgagagagggaggaaaaagagagattggagagagaggctgctcttgaacaggagaggaaggagaaggaaagagcagaaaaggagaggaaagaaagactggagagagagaaagctcaagagcaggagaagctggaaagagagagagcctTGGAAAAGGAGcgaaaggagaaggagagggctCTTGAACTTGAAAGATTAGAGAAGGAGAAGGCCAtgcagaaagaaaaggaggaccAGGAGAGGGCCCTGgagcaggagaaagagagagctagGGTGGctgaaaaggagagggagagtcACCTCCCTCCATCCAAACGTGGCCGTGAGATTGGTCTCACCCCCCTGCccactcctcctcccctctccacAGGACCAGGTAGAAAGTCATCGACAGAGGCAGGAGAGCAGGAAGATGTCCATGCTCCATTGCCCCGgagtgaagcagcagcagaatccGTTGCACCCATGTCACCAACACCTCTGTCGCCTCAGTCCTCCTTCAAGAAGTTCCGGTTCTTTAGAGACTCCCCAATTCAGCCCCAGTCTTCTGCCACTTCTATGGTCATCAAGCGGCCCCGAAACTTCTCTGATACCCCCCAGCCTCGGGCTTCACCTGTCTCGTCCCTCACTGATGGTGGGGAACGACAGCAGGAAGGACTTAAATCCACCGCTGAACAGGAAGATCCACAGGTGCAGCCTAAACAGGAGGTTGTTGCCAGGGCGTTGGGATCGGAAAAGGAGACCACTGTTAGTACCACACTAGTCCCGAGTCCCAAAAAAGAAGGGGCCACACACCTCATATCggatgacaaagaaaaggatTTGGTGAAGACAGAACAAGCCGCCAAGGAATCCACTGAAAAAGCAGAAGTGGATGAAAGCAAGGGCCCCACAAGCCAAGTGGATGCTACACAGCAGAGGGGAAGAGATacaaagaaagaggaaaaacaagcaaGACGAAGATCATCGTCTAATGATTCCTCTTCATCAGAATCGGACTCTGGGTCCTCATCATCTGGGTCCTCTGGCTCATCCACGTCCTCTCGAGAGAAAACCCGCTCCACATCAAGAGGTAGAAGG GAAGAGAGACCTGAAAGAGATTCCTCACCAAAGCACAGGGGGACACTAGAGGCTCAGGCTGAGGGTTTAAAGGAAACTCCAAAAGCCTCCCCTTGCAAAAGGGAGATGTCTGAAGAGAAAAGTAACACTACTGTTGATGGAGACAGTCACACCAAG AAACCCTTTACTGAAGCACCAACCAGAGTGGAgatgaaaaagaagagaaaggaCAGCGacggagaggaggaaacagacaaacaaag GCAGGTGAAGGACACTGCCATGGCAGAGCCAGAGAAGCTTCCAGAGACCAGCGAGGAG ACACCAAAGGCCTTCTCAGCTCGTAAGATCTCTATTAGCA GCAGTAAATCGTCCCCAGGCACTGGTAGTGCAGAGGGTGAGCAGGATTCTGGGGCTACGGCCGGTCGCAAGAGGAGGTGGGGCTCCAGCACAGCTGTCACTGCCAAGAAACCTTCCATCAGCATCACCACAGATTCACTGAAG TCTCTGATCCCAGACATCCGTCCATGTCTCGGGCAGGAGGCAATAGTGGACCTCCACCCAGAGGAAGCTGTCCTCTCTGGGGCTGAGGATGAAGAGAGGGAACGCTCTGACCAGGACCTTCAGATCCGACGCACTGTCACACAG GTGGTGCACTCAGAGAGCCAGGAGAATGGACAGAAAGAGGCAAAGAGAAGCAGACATGAGGAGATGGTGGAGGATGACccacagggagacagagagaggacaagGGCGCATGGAGAGCAGATGGACACCTCATTTCCCGGAGAGACGGAAACCCATTCTCCTTCTCATACCAGCCATGATGTAGAAATGAACACTG TGACCCCCAGCGACACCCTCATTCGTCGCTCCATCAGCCAGCAGAAAACTGGTGTTTCCATCACAATTGATGACCCTGTTCGCACGGCCCGGCAGCCCTCACCACCTCGCGGCAAAGTCTCCAACATTGTTCACATCTGTAACCTG GTGAGGCCATTCACTCTGGGGCAGCTTAAGGAACTGCTCAGCAGAACTGGCACCTTGATGGAGGAGGGCTTCTGGATCGACAAAATCAAGTCTCACTGCTACGTCACT TACTGTAGCTCAGAGGAGGCAGTTGCTACACGGGCAGCTCTTCATGGAGTGAAATGGCCGCAGAGCAACCCAAAAGTCCTTAGCGTAGACTTCTGCCAACAAGATGAG CTGGACTTTCACAAAGGCTTAGGTGCAGCCGAAAGACCCGGAGCAGAAGAGCAGGGGCCTGCCTCCGGCCGTGGTCGAACATCGGGGCTGCCCTCTCTGCTCCCAGAGCGAGACCAGTGGGCGGAGCGTGAGCGTGAGATGGAGCGTCGGGAGAGGGCTAGAGCAGAGCGAGAGTGGGATCGCGACAAAGTCAGAGAATTTGGGAAACCTggtgaggagaaggagggaggtcCCAGGAGGTCACGTTCCCGAGAGAGACGACGCAAGGAGAGGGGAAAGAGCAAGGAGAAGAAGACTGAGAAGAAAG AGAAAACAGCAGAGGATCCTCCTGCAAAGCTGCTTGATGATCTGTTCCTCAAAACTAAAGCAGCTCCCTGCATATACTGGCTTCCGCTTACAGAAGAGCAG TTTGTTCAACGGGAAGCTGCCAGAGCAGAACGGATGAAGGAGCGCGAGAAACGGAGGAAGGAGcaagacgaggaggaggagaaaaaaaaggaagaggagCGCAAAGAGAGGATGAAAGCTGGAGGCGGCCCAACCGGAGAGCGGAGTGAGGGTGAGAAGGAaagggacagggacagggagagggacagagacagagaccggggtagagatagagacagggagagggagagggagaacgACAAACGCAGGGATGGCTACCGTAGGCCAGAGGGCCGCGGGGCAGGCGGGGGCCGTCGCTCACGCAGCCGCAGCGACCCGCGAGAAAGGCGACGTTAA